The window tttcaaagaataataacaacaacaacaaaaaaaacatactcGTGATGAAGCCGTTTGAAATGTTGATGGAAGcatatttggaaaaaatttcaggaAAACAGGTAATAAAAGTTCCATGAATGGTATGATTATAAATACGGAAAACGGTGCTAAACGAAACACATCGGATGATGTACGTACTAATTGTCGATATTCACGTCGTGATAGACTATTaccattcaatattttccatATCAATCTTGAAGCGATACCAATATCGATAATTAATAGACGAAAtccatgataataatgaacaatttcaTCCCATATTCTTTTGCCTAGACTTCGTTTTGGTTCAATTTGAACAGCTTTTTGTGGTTCTTTTACTTTTGATTCTCGTAATGCTTTAACCGTTTGTTCCACTTTTGATGAATCTTTTAGGTCATATAATGGACGATTTATATGTAAATGgcgattgattatcattagatgattcaattgaattttcaaacgtttttctcttcttctattatcatcatcattatcatatggTACAAATGCCGAATGATGTGGATTTAGGAATTGATTACGATAAAATCTATAAGTAGTATGATTATAGATAAATATctgatttgaatttggatGAAATATCATCCGTGATGATCGTTGTATTAATGGATTCATTGATATAAATCTAGGTAATCCATATAGATTATGCATAAGcattttattgaaatggtcaatttgtttcgttgttgttgttgtgataatgaatgaatgaatgaaaaaataaaaattcgattcgcaatgaaaagaaacaaaaaaaaaactattgaaTAAATCTCGAGCTCATTTTATATGAATACAAAcgataacaaacaaataacgataacaacaatgacattgGTCTGGTCACGATGTACACGTGATGATTTATGGAtgcgaataaaaaaaatgatgcaatcaaaaatgattatttttttgccggttttttatttcgaataaatgattgatgaacaaaGTATGTCCGGTatatttgtatgtgtgtgtgtgtgatgtatCCAACAgccacataaaaaaaaagagaagaaatTATTTGTCCGTGATCGAGGTGAATGACGACAATAAAGGTTGTATTATCATTGTGTTATGCAACACtcgattattatattcatccGAAAAACTTGGCAGCTGATTTTCAAGATTtattgatatcatcatcatcatcatcatcgtcatccaTAGACAACGTGTGTTTGGCcgtgaaaaaacaaacagctGATCGTCAcgtcatcaaaaaaaaaatttctggtcGAATCGCGTTTTGCAATTTTATGACAGCGATAATGTATAACCTAAATTCGTTATGATCATAATTGATCTATAGGTagaaaacaatgacaactaTCGTACAGAATGTATGTAAATTATCGCAAAacattttctcatcatttcttcgaaaaaatggccaaaaatcAACGGCCGTATTGGATGAAACGAATGTCgtgacattgaaaaaattattttcacaaATTACATTGAATGATATTCACTATGATCtcgatgaattatttttgcCATCATCGAACCTTATGAACAATGAATTACAAACAacactaccatcatcatcatcggcaccGATTACCTATACATCGATATTtcagaatcaatttttttcattaacaatttttggttttcgtAAACAAACATCACTAATACCATTACATGATCATCCTGGTATGCATGGTTTCATTAAATGTGTTTATGGCAGTATTTCGATTAAAAGCTATACTATTCTTGATAATCTATGTGCtccaaatgaaattctgAACAAAGTATCCGAAttagatcatcattgtttgggTAAGTATtagattaattgaatttttttttcaataataataaacttaTTGTcgctgttttgttttttttctctagttCCAGTCATCTATGTTGGTGAAGATATAATTACCagtgatgattataatgttgGAACATTAACACCATTTGATAGTAATATACACGAAATTCGACCAATAACAAATTCGGCAATAATGGCCGATATTATATCACCACCATATACGGAATATACTCATAGctatttctatttatttgtCGATACAGTTTTCGATGatcgattgaataaaaatgttacATGGCTATTACGAACATTGGATAGTCGAGATTATTACTGTGATACGTTAATCTATCGTGGTCCAAACATTCAACTGGTctaatcaaattgttttgttttgttgtttttgtttttttttttttttttttttttttgaaaaatttgaacaaataaaatagtgaacaacaaaaaaaatttttttttatctgaattattttattgacaCACATAATTTAAAATACTAGattagaatttgaatttgtttttttttctcttcaagAATAatcctgatcatcatcactttcaAACAGTACAATATTCGTACATGccaatgattgttgatcgaaattatttttattaatctGTATCGATTTACCAATTATACTGTTTGGTCCACATAACGGTAAATGAATGTCGatgaaataatattttttcagattaacatcaccattttcattgattttatatggtacaatttcaattgttgacaattttttcgaCATATCACCAATAATACAggcaatcaaattttttccattacaaTCACGACGATAAATGGTGTCCATTGTTTTATTATATGGATTAAATATTTCATCCGTTTTACTACAATCCGATGTACTCCAACTATTATCGGTGAATATTGGACTGCGATGTATATTCCATTCATGATTATGTGTAAttgtatcattatcattggaacgtgaaatttcaaaataaatagatGTATCTTCATTACAACGATTTTTTGGCTGTTTAAAAATAATCTGTCCTTGTATCGGTTTATCGAATGTAGCAAATGAAACGGTCATATCAACATCGACTAATTCTAGATTAGCACATGCAACTGTTGTTCCATTTGGTGCATAGAATACTAATGCTCGGCCCACTACACTTTCTGGTCCAAATAATGGTAGATTAAAATCAACTGTACTGATTTTTTCATCCGATTTCTGTAATAATGTACCATATTTTCCACTTAAATCTCCAATAGCATATTGATCACTTGTACCTAATCCTTCGATCGGTACAGAAAATGGACTAATATTTGTTGGATTATAGAtaatattattgatatttGGACAGGTTTTATGTGCTTCAGCTGCACGTGAAATTGATGGCAATTCATCAATACCATAACTATAGCCATATTTATtggttttcaattcaatatccACTAATGTTGGATCGATTGGACTTTCTTGGCTAAACATTACCTGTCCAATTAGATAATCAGGTTCATTAAATTTTGCAACTGTTTTCCGTGGATATAATTGATGTATAGGTGCACAGGCAatgttttgatcattattacgtagtattatatatagatttgttgatgatgatgatgatgatgatgatgatgttaaattCGGTACATTCAATAGATTTATATAGCTACGGCTATTTAATGTGGATGATTCACTTGAAACACTAATCTGATTTGTTTCCATCTATTATTATCAGTGGaagagcgaaaaaaaaattgaataaattaaattcaaaatcataataataacactTACACTTTGAAGTAATGGCTGTAAATTATCCATACTTGAATTACAACtttgtatttcatttttataataagaatcaaaatttttttcatcatttttcattgttgttttcaatgttgatcgatgattatcGATCATTGATACAATATTCCAATCATATAATGATGTTTTAATCAATGGTGATAAATGATGTAAACTTGATACAATACTGAATAGATTACCACTTTgtagaaaataaacaataccATGAATATTTGTACGAAAATATGCAATAaatgttgatttattttcaaatggaaGTATTATTGCACATGACATACGGCCACTATCATTACCTTTTAATACTAATGTTTTACCAAGAAATGAATGTTCACCGgtaacaaaattcaaatgtacATTGAATATATTCTGTCTGATTGGTTCTATTGAACCCATCAATAATGTTAGATCAAAACTTAAATAGATATTATTACGAacattacaatcattattatcgatcatATAGCCAGCATTATATACTTTCCAGCTATAagtttcattatttgatccattatcgaaaattttcgtcgatattgatgttgatgtacCATTTTCTGTGAACAATACATAACCACGTATACCGTTGGATTGAAAACGTGCAATTAAACTATTTATAAATGTTGTCggcgttgttgttgattgatcattattagttGCAATGGCcaaatcgatttgatttgttgtaataatgatgatgatgataagaaataataatacaaattcAATGGTAGAATTTCGGCCATGGAGGCAACGATGATCATCCATATTTAGtggatgaaaacaaaacaaaacaagacaaaaaaaatgtttgtccTTATTCAATGgtgacgacgacaacaactacaacgatcggacaaaaaaagtttttttttatttgaacaaaattattgttatccATCACATTgtgttgtcattattattatttttttttttttttggattttggaGAATCCAAAATCGTGATGATGGTCGTTGTCAAACAAGGACGGTGCATGTGAAATGTGaacccagaaaaaaagaacaacaaaacacaacAATCTATGTATGGATTTAGTATCCATATACACAGGCATCATGTCCTAATTTCCATTcctgtcaaaaaaaaaaacgatatcaTAACAATCTTTTTCTCACTTTCTTTtcgttagaaaaaaaaggatttttttttttgaatctcattttttttctacaaaaaaaaagcataaATGGAtacagttgttgttgttgttgttgttgtcgttgaaaaCTTTGatgctaatttttttcctattttcatcaaaatcgacTAAAAATAGCCAACAGCGttagagaaagagagagaaaagaaaaaaaaacgcgaAAAAGaagtgatgattatgatgatgatgatgtttattgtCACCGGacatcaaaagaaaaaaaaaactagtttCCCAgtaaatttcatcattaagaAATGGATAAACATCTGGATGGATAAAATCTCACTACTTATCTTTTTAGTTAGCTGCATGATGGGAAAagaaacaagtttttttttctcataaacaattgaaatatatataaatggaaCAAACCGTTGATacactcttttttttgtcatcaatgtaaaaatttcatttttttttattgaattctaTCGAATCTGATATTATAAGATCTGAtctattgatttttgttgttgttgttgtttcatttgatgaataatattaATCTGGCTGGCTATACAAAAGCATTCGATTTTATgatgtgagaaaaaaaaatcgaaattcgtcattttcaattgagaataaacacacacacacaaacacattggATGAATATTCAGGATGTATGATTTGTATGTATGATACATGAttatggaatgaaatgaaatgaaattttgtctttgtctttgtttttttggttacaCCACATcaattgccatttttttttcgtttttggtTACTGTGATtattgtgataataataaataaaaattattttacaaGTTTacacaaaatgaattctGTATTGACGATTTTGTTGTATATGTATGGAAGCGCTccatgaatagaaaaatattttcgatcctatttttcgttgttttcatcattttcattatttattgcACGAGA of the Dermatophagoides farinae isolate YC_2012a chromosome 1, ASM2471394v1, whole genome shotgun sequence genome contains:
- the LOC124491451 gene encoding uncharacterized protein LOC124491451, with the protein product MDDHRCLHGRNSTIEFVLLFLIIIIIITTNQIDLAIATNNDQSTTTPTTFINSLIARFQSNGIRGYVLFTENGTSTSISTKIFDNGSNNETYSWKVYNAGYMIDNNDCNVRNNIYLSFDLTLLMGSIEPIRQNIFNVHLNFVTGEHSFLGKTLVLKGNDSGRMSCAIILPFENKSTFIAYFRTNIHGIVYFLQSGNLFSIVSSLHHLSPLIKTSLYDWNIVSMIDNHRSTLKTTMKNDEKNFDSYYKNEIQSCNSSMDNLQPLLQSMETNQISVSSESSTLNSRSYINLLNVPNLTSSSSSSSSSTNLYIILRNNDQNIACAPIHQLYPRKTVAKFNEPDYLIGQVMFSQESPIDPTLVDIELKTNKYGYSYGIDELPSISRAAEAHKTCPNINNIIYNPTNISPFSVPIEGLGTSDQYAIGDLSGKYGTLLQKSDEKISTVDFNLPLFGPESVVGRALVFYAPNGTTVACANLELVDVDMTVSFATFDKPIQGQIIFKQPKNRCNEDTSIYFEISRSNDNDTITHNHEWNIHRSPIFTDNSWSTSDCSKTDEIFNPYNKTMDTIYRRDCNGKNLIACIIGDMSKKLSTIEIVPYKINENGDVNLKKYYFIDIHLPLCGPNSIIGKSIQINKNNFDQQSLACTNIVLFESDDDQDYS
- the LOC124491452 gene encoding 2-aminoethanethiol dioxygenase, yielding MTTIVQNVCKLSQNIFSSFLRKNGQKSTAVLDETNVVTLKKLFSQITLNDIHYDLDELFLPSSNLMNNELQTTLPSSSSAPITYTSIFQNQFFSLTIFGFRKQTSLIPLHDHPGMHGFIKCVYGSISIKSYTILDNLCAPNEILNKVSELDHHCLVPVIYVGEDIITSDDYNVGTLTPFDSNIHEIRPITNSAIMADIISPPYTEYTHSYFYLFVDTVFDDRLNKNVTWLLRTLDSRDYYCDTLIYRGPNIQLV